Part of the Kitasatospora sp. NBC_00374 genome is shown below.
TCTTCAGGAACACGGCCAGCGGGAAGAGCACCGTCCAGAGGGCGTTGGCGCCGATCACGATCACCGGCAGCCGCAGCCGCTCCATCCACCAGTTGGTGCTGAGCGCACCGGCCACGCCGCCGATCCCGGCCGCGCCCATCACCAGGCCGACCACCGCCTGCTGGGCACCGTCGTCGCGGAGCGTGGTCAGCATCCCGAGGACCAGCACCTCGAAGAGCATGTTGCTGACCGCGACCAGCACGGCGGCCGCCCTCAACTGCCGGTGGTTCCAGAGCCACTTGACGCCCGCGGAGATGTCGGCGAGCACCTTCGGGCGCTCCGCCGCCGGCTTCCGCTCGGCCTGGAACTTCCGCTTGATGCCCGACAGGGTGACCAGCGACACCAGGTGCGAGACCACGGTGAACAGCAGCGGCAGCCAGGCCACCAGCGAGGACAGCGCGCCGGCCAGCGGCTGTCCGAGCAGCCCGGCGCCCTGGACCCGCGCCTCGTTCTGCGAGATGGCCTGCGAGAGGTGCTCCGGGTCCACGACGTTGCGGACGGCGGAGTGCTCGGCCAGCTTGTAGAGCACCGTCAGGCTCGCCTCGACGAACGCCACCGCCAGCAGCAGCGGGAGGATCACCCGGCCGGACAGCATGGTCGCCACCAGCACGCCGAGCGCGGCCGCCCGGCCGAGGTTGCAGCCGATCATCAGCCTGCGGCGGTCGAACCGGTCGACCATCACCCCCGCGAACAGCGACAGCAGCAGCTGCGGCAGGCTCGCGGCGGCACCGGTCAGGCCGGCCTCGGAGACCGAACCACCGGACCAGAGCACGATCAGCGGATAGGCGAAGGTGCTGACCTGCGAACCCAGTGAGGAGAACGCCGTCCCGGTCCACAGCAGCCGGAAGTCGCGGTTGCGGCGCAGCGGGAGCGGCTCGGTCGCGGCAGCCGTCGGCGCAGCGGTCAGATTGTCGGTGGCGCTCATGCCGGCAGCTCCGCCGACTCGTCGGACAGCCGGGTGGAGGCCTCGGCCGCCGGAACCCGGCCACGGGCGCACCACTCCAGGACGGCCATGGCGCTGTACAGCTTGTGCTCGGCCTGCCAGAACGCGATGCTCGCGGGCCCGTCCAGCACCTCGGCCGTCACCTCCTCGCCCCGGTGGGCGGGCAGGTCGTGCATGAAGACCGCGCCGGGGCTGCTCTCCCAGAGCTCGGCCCGCGCCTGGAACGGTGCGAACACCTCGCGCCAGTCGGGGTCCGGCTTGGTGGTGCCGGTGGTCTGCCAACGGGTCGTGTAGATGACGTCCACGCCGGCCGGCAGATCGGCCATGTCGTGGCGCTCCGTGACCACGGACCCGTACGCCTCGGCCTGCTTGACGGCCTCGGCGAGGTACCCAGCGTCCAGCCCGTACCCGGGCGGCGTCCGCAGGTGCAGCTCGGTGCCGGGGAAGCGGCTCAGCGCCAGGGCCAGCGCGGACGCGGTGTTGTTCCCCTCGCCGACGTAGAGCACCCGCAGGCGCTCGATCCGGCCGAAGTGCCGGGCGAGGGCCGTGAGATCGGTCAGCGCCTGGGTGGGGTGCTCCTCGGCGCTCATCGCGTTGACCACCGCCATCCTGCCGCGGGCGGCGAGTGCGCGCAGGTCCGCGGTGGGCTCGGCGGTGCGGGCCACCAGGACGTCGAGCATCCGGGAGAGGATGTCGCCGGTGTCCTCCAGGCTCTCGCCGGTGGCCAGCTGCAGGTCGCCGTTCTGGTAGGTGAGGATCCGGGCACCGAGGCGCAGGGACCCGCTGGAGAACGCCGTCCGGGTCCGGGTCGAGGACTTCTTGAAGTAGATGCCGACCACGTCGCCGTCGAGGGTCTGCGGGTACGGGCGGCCGCCGGCGGCGAACTGCGTCCCACGGGCCACGATGTGCCGCAGGTCGGCGTCCTCCAGGTCCGATATCGAGATCAGGTGTCGTACGGGAGCCGTCATCGTCTTTCCGTTCCATGGGTGTTGGGGGGAGCCGGGCACAGTGGGGCTCGGCGGGGCGCGGGTGGGCGGCGGCTCAGCCGCCGAGCCGCCCGGTCAGCACGCGCCCGATCTCGGCGGATGCCTGACGTGTCGTCATGTCGGCGTGCGCGCAGTCCACCGGGTGGACCACCACCTCGCCGGAGGTGAGCCGCTCCCAGGTGGGCGGCTTGGGCGCCCCCGCCGCCTCGGTACGCCCCGCGACGAACAGGAGCACGTCGCCGTCGCCCAGCGGCTCGGCCCGGTAACTCTCGCCGATCCGCTGGTTGTTGAGCAGGACGTCGACCAGGGCCGCCGAGGACTTCTCGTCGAGGTCGGCGAGCTCGGGATAGGCCGAGCGCAGGATCTCCAGGGCCTGTGCGCGGGGCGACCCGTCGACGTCACGGGCCTCGGATGCGGACTCGGGCAGGATGCCCAGGCCCGCCAGCACCTCGATCAGCGCCTCGCGCTCGCTGCGCCCGGCCGGAGCGGCCGGACCGTCGCTCCAGTCGGGGTAGGCGTCCAGCACGGCCAGCAACTCGACCTCGTCGCCCTGCGCCCGCAGCTCGGCCGCGACCGCCGCGGCGACCATACCGCCGAACGACCAGCCCAGCAGCCGGTACGGCCCTGCGGGCTGCACGGAGCGGATCCGTGCCAGGTAGTCCGCCGCCATCTCACCGATGCTGCATGGGAGTTGTCCGGTTCCGTCGAGGCCGCGGGCCTGCAGAGCGTACACCGGAACCTGCGCCGGAAGGTACGGCAGCAGGTTCGCGTAGCTCCAGCCGACGGCGAGACCCGGGTGCACGCAGAACAGCGGGAGCTCCGTGCCGGCGGCGCGCAGCGGCAGCAGCGGGGCGAGCGCCCGTTCCCTGCCGGCCGCGTCGAGGCGCTCGGCGAGGCGCTCGGCGAGGGCGGCGACGGTCGGGGCGTCGAACAGCGCCCGGATCGGGACCTCGACGCCGAGCTCGGCCCGGATCCGGCTGACCAGGCGGGTCACCAGCAGTGAATGGCCGCCCAGGGCGAAGAAGTTGTCGTCGATGCCGACGCTCTCCAGGCCGAGGATCTCGGCGAAGAGTCCGGCGAGCGTGTGCTCCCGCTCGGTGCGGGGTGCGCGGCCCTCGACGAGCGCGGAGAAGTCCGGTGCCGGCAGCGCGCGTCGGTCCAGCTTGCCGTTCGGGTTCAGCGGCAGCGCGTCCAGCAGGACGAACGCCGACGGCACCATGTACTCCGGCAGGGCGGCGGCGACGTGAGCCCTCAGCTCTGCCGGGTCCACGGCTCTGCTGCACACCGCGTACGCCGTGATCCGCTGGTCGCCGGGCCGGTCCTCACGGACCAGCACCGCGGCCTGGACGACGCCCGGATGCCCGGTCAGGACGGACTCGATCTCACCGAGCTCGATCCGGAAACCACGCACCTTCACCTGACTGTCGGAACGGCCCAGATAGTCGATCTGCCCGTCCGGCGTCCACCGCACCACATCACCCGTGCGATACATCCGCGCACCCGGCTCCCCGAACGGATCCGGCAGGAACCGCTCCGCCGTCAGATCCGGACGGTTCAGATACCCCCGCGCCAACCCGCCACCCGCGATGAACAACTCACCCGCAACACCCGGCGGCACCAAACCCAACCGCGCATCCAGCACATACACCCGGGTGTTGCTCAACGGCCGGCCGATCGGCGGCGCCGCATCGACCGCGTCATCCGTGTACCAGGCGGTGGCATACACCGTCGCCTCCGTCGGACCGTAGACGTTCGCCACCGTCGCACCCGGCGCAGCCGCCCGGATCACGTTCAACGTGTGCGCCGACAACCCCTCACCGGCCAACACCACCATCCGGGCGTCCAGCTCCACCTGCCCCTGACCCACCAGATGCGCCACCGCCGACGGCACACCACTCACCAGACTCCCGCTCCACCGGGGAACCTCCAGCAGCGCCAGCACATCACGCACCACCTCGATCCGCCCACCACACAGCAAGGGACCGAACATCTCGAACACCGACACATCGAAGTTCAGCGAGGTCGACGCCAGCACATGCGACAACCGCTCCCGCCCGATCTCCGCCACCGCCCACGCGACCAGACCCACCACACTCCGATGCGCCACCACCACACCCTTCGGCCGACCCGTCGACCCCGAGGTATAGATCACGTACGCCGGATGCTCCGGCAGCAGGTCGGGACGGTTCGGGGGCGTGCCGACCTGGCCGTCGATCTCCGCTGCGGTCGCCGGGTCGTCCAGCACCACGACCGGCACGCCGGCCACCAGGTCGGCCGTCGAGGCGAGTGTCAGGGCGAGGGCGGGTGCGGCGTCGGAGAGCATGTACGCGATCCGGTCCGCCGGGTACTCCGGGTCCACCGGCAGATACGCCGCCCCCGACTTCAGCACCGCCAGCACCGCCACCACCATCTCCACCGACCTCGGCAGAGACAACGCGACAAGGTCCTCCGGACCCACCCCACGACCCACCAACAACCGCGCCAACCGATTCGCCCGGGCATCCAACTCCGCATAACTCAGCCCGACACCACCCGACACCACCGCCACCGCACCCGGCGACCGACCGACCTGCGCCTCGAACAACCCCGGCACCGTCCCCGCCGACACCTCCAACACCGTGTCGTTACGCACCACCAACAGCTCACGCCGCTCCGCGCCCGACAACAACTCCACCCCACCGACCCGCACATCCGGATCGGCCAACACCACCTCCAACAACCGCACCAACCGCCCCACCAACGCCTCGACCGTCGACCGGTCGAACAGCTCCGTCGCATACTCGACGCTGCCGCCGAGACCGGCCCGGCCCTCGTCGGAGAAGGTGAACGAGAGGTCGAACTTGGCTCCCTCGCCCACCTCGGCGAGCGGTTCGGCCGTGAGGCCCGGCAGGTCGAGGGTGCCGACGGTGCCGGCGCTCTCGGCGAAGTTCAGCATCACCTGGAACAGCGGGTGCCGGTTCATCGAGCGGACCGGGTTGAGCACCTCCACCAGCCGCTCGAACGGCACGTCCTGATGCGCGAACGCCGCCAGATCCGCATCCCGGGCACGGCCGACCAGCTCCCGGAACGTCGGATCACCCGACACGTCCGTCCGCAGCACCAACGTGTTCACGAAGAAGCCCACGAGGTCGTCCAGCGCCTCGTCGGTGCGGCCCGCGATCGGTGTCCCGAACGGGATGTCCGAGCCCGCACCGAGCCGGGACAGCAGCGCCGCCACCGCCGCCTGCACCACCATGAACACCGTCGCCCCGCACTCCCGGGCCAAGGTGGTCATCGCGCGCTGGGCGTCCTGCCCCAGCCGGAACTCGACCGTCTCCCCGCGGTGACCGGACTCCGCCGGCCTCGGACGGTCGGTCGGCAGCGCCAGCTCGGGCGGCAGGCCGGCCAGGGTCGCGCGCCAGAAGTCGAGTTGGGCCGAGACCAGGCTGTCCGGGTCGTCCTCCTCGCCCAGCAGCTCCCGCTGCCACAACGTGTAGTCCGCGTACTGCACCGGCAGGCCGTCCCAGTCCGGCGCACGGTCCTCGGAGCGGGCGGCGTACGCGGTCCGGAGATCGCGGGAGAGCGGCACCAGCGACCAACCATCGGCGACGATGTGGTGCAGCACCAGCATCAGCACGTACTCGTCCTCGCCCGCCTCGAACAGCCAGGCCCGCACCGGCAGGTCCGCCGTCACGTCGAAGGCGTGTCCGGCCGCCGCGGCGACCGCACCTTCGTCGGTGCCGGCCACCACCTCCAGCAGCTCACCCACCTCCGCCGGCGACAGCACCCGCTGGAACGGCACGCCGTCGATCTCCGGGAACACCGTCCGCAGGCTCTCGTGCCGCCCGACGAGGTCTCGCAGCGCCAGCCGCAGCGCCGGCACGTCCACCCGGCCCGAGAGCCGCAGCCCGATCGGGATGTTGTAGGTCGACGACGGGCCCTCGAAACGGTTCAGGAACCACAACCGCTGCTGCGCGAACGACAGCGGCACGGTCGCGGGCCGCTCACGCTTCCGGAGGCCGCCGCGCGCTCCCCCGGCCTCGTCGAGGCGCTCGGCGAGGGCGGCGACGGTCGGGGCGTCGAACAGCGCCCGGATCGGGACCTCGACGCCGAGCTCGGCCCGGATCCGGCTGACCAGGCGGGTCACCAGCAGTGAATGGCCGCCCAGGGCGAAGAAGTTGTCGTCGATGCCGACGCTCTCCAGGCCGAGGATCTCGGCGAAGAGCGCGGCGAGCGTGTGCTCCCGCTCGGTGCGGGGTGCGCGGCCCTCGACGAGCGCGGAGAAGTCCGGTGCCGGCAGCGCGCGTCGGTCCAGCTTGCCGTTCGGGTTCAGCGG
Proteins encoded:
- a CDS encoding MFS transporter, whose product is MSATDNLTAAPTAAATEPLPLRRNRDFRLLWTGTAFSSLGSQVSTFAYPLIVLWSGGSVSEAGLTGAAASLPQLLLSLFAGVMVDRFDRRRLMIGCNLGRAAALGVLVATMLSGRVILPLLLAVAFVEASLTVLYKLAEHSAVRNVVDPEHLSQAISQNEARVQGAGLLGQPLAGALSSLVAWLPLLFTVVSHLVSLVTLSGIKRKFQAERKPAAERPKVLADISAGVKWLWNHRQLRAAAVLVAVSNMLFEVLVLGMLTTLRDDGAQQAVVGLVMGAAGIGGVAGALSTNWWMERLRLPVIVIGANALWTVLFPLAVFLKNPLLFGLVITPMSFIGAMWTIAVVSFQVEVTPDEMQGRIASVIGIVAFGTLPLGALIGGYALQAFGFRTCVLACSAVMLLLTLAAVASPSLRRIGSELRERAAAVPAPAESPTPTPAGK
- a CDS encoding ornithine carbamoyltransferase — encoded protein: MTAPVRHLISISDLEDADLRHIVARGTQFAAGGRPYPQTLDGDVVGIYFKKSSTRTRTAFSSGSLRLGARILTYQNGDLQLATGESLEDTGDILSRMLDVLVARTAEPTADLRALAARGRMAVVNAMSAEEHPTQALTDLTALARHFGRIERLRVLYVGEGNNTASALALALSRFPGTELHLRTPPGYGLDAGYLAEAVKQAEAYGSVVTERHDMADLPAGVDVIYTTRWQTTGTTKPDPDWREVFAPFQARAELWESSPGAVFMHDLPAHRGEEVTAEVLDGPASIAFWQAEHKLYSAMAVLEWCARGRVPAAEASTRLSDESAELPA